One part of the Malus sylvestris chromosome 2, drMalSylv7.2, whole genome shotgun sequence genome encodes these proteins:
- the LOC126610688 gene encoding cation/H(+) antiporter 15-like isoform X2, giving the protein MIIVQLIAAMSITRLLYHLFKPLHQPRIVSDILGGVMLGPAFVGTIIFALQYVIPFFSLVNIETVANLGLGYHMFIMGLELEFVPIIRAGKRALSVAVVGSLVSLIWGWLLYRFVLFNDYGRALAEQIANDNGYAFWGIALASTNFTDLAQVLADKKLLHSDFGRLALSSAVISDVLSWLLLLAGMTFAYTDQSIGAMSAVIFILLCVFVLRPAIPWFIRNTTTDNDSSGYNEQQVRFILSVVVLFGYVSDNFGSHSILGPFMLGTIIPSGELKKVLVDRIQTFFTLADTNLWRVVAVVVLANIPKILSNYIIGLMYKMSRGDSFALGILMNTKGLMGLIILGTGKDIKVLDNRTFGVMMIAMWLMTLPVGPFLALVFKPTKNTAEYKLRNIQSVGPETELKILTCTHTSSSVSGMIDLLEASNPTRQSPICIFAVQLVEITDHGSAMLIVQEVCKENSNRSNQMQPEYIMSENRFEKYAKNRENVSIQTLTAFSSYNTMHEYICNLANEKFINIIITPFHNQFSIDGTMEDTNPNLKGVNNNLIKNSPCTVGIFVDRGLSVSQISESRNGSGSSPGYHLFAMFFFGGPDDREALTYAWRMAGHPRVNLRVVRFIVVPSNATSGKFRCDDQNDDGDIDQAVNSRMQKHLDDTCMDEFRLKSMHNRSTQFVEEIVKSWEETVNIVRGLESEYDLYLVGRRYESSSPAWSLLDYCSDYDELGPLGDLLVSSTFNPSVLIVQQGTLVDKHRCD; this is encoded by the exons ATGATCATTGTCCAACTGATCGCCGCCATGTCCATCACTCGCCTTCTTTATCATCTCTTCAAGCCCTTGCACCAACCTCGTATTGTCTCTGATATTCTT GGTGGCGTGATGTTGGGTCCGGCATTCGTTGGTACTATCATATTTGCTCTTCAATACGTAATCCCTTTCTTCAGCCTGGTCAACATAGAAACCGTGGCAAACTTAGGGCTTGGTTATCACATGTTCATCATGGGTTTAGAGCTTGAGTTTGTACCTATAATCCGGGCTGGAAAAAGGGCTCTTAGCGTTGCCGTAGTTGGCAGTCTCGTTTCCTTGATCTGGGGTTGGCTTTTATATCGCTTCGTACTCTTCAATGATTATGGTAGGGCACTGGCTGAGCAAATTGCCAACGACAACGGCTACGCCTTCTGGGGCATTGCCCTGGCCTCCACCAACTTCACCGACCTTGCCCAAGTCCTCGCCGACAAAAAGCTCCTCCACTCTGATTTCGGCCGCCTCGCCTTGTCCTCGGCGGTTATCTCCGACGTGTTATCCTGGCTTCTTCTCCTTGCGGGCATGACTTTCGCATATACTGACCAATCGATCGGGGCCATGAGCGCCGTGATATTCATACTACTATGCGTTTTTGTACTACGTCCGGCTATCCCGTGGTTCATCCGCAATACAACCACCGACAACGATAGCAGCGGATACAACGAGCAGCAAGTCCGCTTCATTCTGTCGGTGGTTGTGCTTTTCGGGTACGTAAGTGACAATTTTGGGTCGCACTCCATTTTGGGACCCTTTATGCTGGGAACCATTATTCCTAGTGGAGAGCTGAAGAAGGTCCTGGTTGACAGGATCCAAACCTTC TTCACACTTGCAGATACTAACCTGTGGCGTGTCGTGGCGGTTGTCGTTCTTGCTAACATTCCGAAAATTTTGAGTAATTATATCATCGGCTTGATGTACAAAATGTCACGTGGAGATAGTTTTGCTCTTGGGATACTCATGAACACCAAAGGCTTAATGGGACTCATAATACTCGGCACCGGCAAGGACATAAAG GTCTTGGACAACCGAACGTTTGGAGTAATGATGATTGCGATGTGGTTAATGACGCTTCCGGTCGGACCCTTTCTAGCCCTCGTGTTCAAGCCCACCAAGAACACCGCAGAATACAAACTCAGGAACATACAAAGCGTAGGACCTGAGACGGAGCTAAAAATCCTTACTTGCACCCATACCTCAAGCAGCGTCTCCGGCATGATCGACCTCCTCGAGGCTTCAAATCCGACGAGACAATCCCCAATCTGCATCTTCGCCGTTCAACTTGTGGAGATCACAGACCATGGTTCGGCCATGCTCATCGTGCAGGAAGTTTGCAAAGAAAACTCTAACCGAAGCAACCAGATGCAACCCGAGTACATCATGTCCGAAAATCGATTCGAAAAATACGCGAAGAATAGAGAAAACGTTTCTATCCAAACACTCACAGCCTTTTCTTCCTACAACACCATGCatgaatacatatgcaatctGGCCAACGAGAAGTTCATCAACATTATTATAACCCCATTCCACAATCAATTTTCCATTGACGGAACCATGGAGGATACCAACCCTAATTTGAAGGGGGTCAACAACAACTTGATAAAAAATTCGCCGTGCACGGTGGGTATTTTCGTTGATCGTGGGCTTAGTGTGTCCCAAATTAGCGAGTCCAGAAATGGCAGCGGTTCCTCCCCAGGGTACCATCTATTCGCCATGTTTTTCTTTGGAGGACCAGATGACCGCGAGGCATTAACGTATGCATGGAGGATGGCCGGGCATCCTCGGGTTAATCTAAGGGTTGTCCGGTTTATCGTGGTCCCAAGTAATGCAACATCAGGCAAATTCAGATGCGATGACCAGAACGACGACGGGGACATCGATCAAGCggtaaatagtcggatgcagaAGCATCTCGACGACACGTGCATGGATGAGTTTAGGCTTAAGTCGATGCACAATCGCAGCACACAATTCGTGGAGGAGATTGTGAAGAGCTGGGAAGAAACTGTAAATATTGTAAGGGGCCTGGAGAGTGAATATGATCTGTACTTAGTGGGAAGAAGATACGAAAGCTCATCCCCGGCGTGGTCGTTATTGGATTATTGCAGCGATTACGACGAACTGGGACCTCTTGGGGACTTATTAGTTTCTTCAACCTTTAATCCATCCGTTCTTATTGTGCAGCAGGGTACCCTTGTGGATAAACACCGGTGTGACTGA
- the LOC126610688 gene encoding cation/H(+) antiporter 15-like isoform X1: MIIVQLIAAMSITRLLYHLFKPLHQPRIVSDILGGVMLGPAFVGTIIFALQYVIPFFSLVNIETVANLGLGYHMFIMGLELEFVPIIRAGKRALSVAVVGSLVSLIWGWLLYRFVLFNDYGRALAEQIANDNGYAFWGIALASTNFTDLAQVLADKKLLHSDFGRLALSSAVISDVLSWLLLLAGMTFAYTDQSIGAMSAVIFILLCVFVLRPAIPWFIRNTTTDNDSSGYNEQQVRFILSVVVLFGYVSDNFGSHSILGPFMLGTIIPSGELKKVLVDRIQTFVSHLLMPLYFLTVGLRTNFSYILTNENPKFTLADTNLWRVVAVVVLANIPKILSNYIIGLMYKMSRGDSFALGILMNTKGLMGLIILGTGKDIKVLDNRTFGVMMIAMWLMTLPVGPFLALVFKPTKNTAEYKLRNIQSVGPETELKILTCTHTSSSVSGMIDLLEASNPTRQSPICIFAVQLVEITDHGSAMLIVQEVCKENSNRSNQMQPEYIMSENRFEKYAKNRENVSIQTLTAFSSYNTMHEYICNLANEKFINIIITPFHNQFSIDGTMEDTNPNLKGVNNNLIKNSPCTVGIFVDRGLSVSQISESRNGSGSSPGYHLFAMFFFGGPDDREALTYAWRMAGHPRVNLRVVRFIVVPSNATSGKFRCDDQNDDGDIDQAVNSRMQKHLDDTCMDEFRLKSMHNRSTQFVEEIVKSWEETVNIVRGLESEYDLYLVGRRYESSSPAWSLLDYCSDYDELGPLGDLLVSSTFNPSVLIVQQGTLVDKHRCD, translated from the exons ATGATCATTGTCCAACTGATCGCCGCCATGTCCATCACTCGCCTTCTTTATCATCTCTTCAAGCCCTTGCACCAACCTCGTATTGTCTCTGATATTCTT GGTGGCGTGATGTTGGGTCCGGCATTCGTTGGTACTATCATATTTGCTCTTCAATACGTAATCCCTTTCTTCAGCCTGGTCAACATAGAAACCGTGGCAAACTTAGGGCTTGGTTATCACATGTTCATCATGGGTTTAGAGCTTGAGTTTGTACCTATAATCCGGGCTGGAAAAAGGGCTCTTAGCGTTGCCGTAGTTGGCAGTCTCGTTTCCTTGATCTGGGGTTGGCTTTTATATCGCTTCGTACTCTTCAATGATTATGGTAGGGCACTGGCTGAGCAAATTGCCAACGACAACGGCTACGCCTTCTGGGGCATTGCCCTGGCCTCCACCAACTTCACCGACCTTGCCCAAGTCCTCGCCGACAAAAAGCTCCTCCACTCTGATTTCGGCCGCCTCGCCTTGTCCTCGGCGGTTATCTCCGACGTGTTATCCTGGCTTCTTCTCCTTGCGGGCATGACTTTCGCATATACTGACCAATCGATCGGGGCCATGAGCGCCGTGATATTCATACTACTATGCGTTTTTGTACTACGTCCGGCTATCCCGTGGTTCATCCGCAATACAACCACCGACAACGATAGCAGCGGATACAACGAGCAGCAAGTCCGCTTCATTCTGTCGGTGGTTGTGCTTTTCGGGTACGTAAGTGACAATTTTGGGTCGCACTCCATTTTGGGACCCTTTATGCTGGGAACCATTATTCCTAGTGGAGAGCTGAAGAAGGTCCTGGTTGACAGGATCCAAACCTTCGTGAGTCACCTTCTGATGCCTCTATACTTCTTAACCGTCGGGCTAAGAACTAATTTTAGCTATATTTTAACCAACGAAAATCCAAAGTTCACACTTGCAGATACTAACCTGTGGCGTGTCGTGGCGGTTGTCGTTCTTGCTAACATTCCGAAAATTTTGAGTAATTATATCATCGGCTTGATGTACAAAATGTCACGTGGAGATAGTTTTGCTCTTGGGATACTCATGAACACCAAAGGCTTAATGGGACTCATAATACTCGGCACCGGCAAGGACATAAAG GTCTTGGACAACCGAACGTTTGGAGTAATGATGATTGCGATGTGGTTAATGACGCTTCCGGTCGGACCCTTTCTAGCCCTCGTGTTCAAGCCCACCAAGAACACCGCAGAATACAAACTCAGGAACATACAAAGCGTAGGACCTGAGACGGAGCTAAAAATCCTTACTTGCACCCATACCTCAAGCAGCGTCTCCGGCATGATCGACCTCCTCGAGGCTTCAAATCCGACGAGACAATCCCCAATCTGCATCTTCGCCGTTCAACTTGTGGAGATCACAGACCATGGTTCGGCCATGCTCATCGTGCAGGAAGTTTGCAAAGAAAACTCTAACCGAAGCAACCAGATGCAACCCGAGTACATCATGTCCGAAAATCGATTCGAAAAATACGCGAAGAATAGAGAAAACGTTTCTATCCAAACACTCACAGCCTTTTCTTCCTACAACACCATGCatgaatacatatgcaatctGGCCAACGAGAAGTTCATCAACATTATTATAACCCCATTCCACAATCAATTTTCCATTGACGGAACCATGGAGGATACCAACCCTAATTTGAAGGGGGTCAACAACAACTTGATAAAAAATTCGCCGTGCACGGTGGGTATTTTCGTTGATCGTGGGCTTAGTGTGTCCCAAATTAGCGAGTCCAGAAATGGCAGCGGTTCCTCCCCAGGGTACCATCTATTCGCCATGTTTTTCTTTGGAGGACCAGATGACCGCGAGGCATTAACGTATGCATGGAGGATGGCCGGGCATCCTCGGGTTAATCTAAGGGTTGTCCGGTTTATCGTGGTCCCAAGTAATGCAACATCAGGCAAATTCAGATGCGATGACCAGAACGACGACGGGGACATCGATCAAGCggtaaatagtcggatgcagaAGCATCTCGACGACACGTGCATGGATGAGTTTAGGCTTAAGTCGATGCACAATCGCAGCACACAATTCGTGGAGGAGATTGTGAAGAGCTGGGAAGAAACTGTAAATATTGTAAGGGGCCTGGAGAGTGAATATGATCTGTACTTAGTGGGAAGAAGATACGAAAGCTCATCCCCGGCGTGGTCGTTATTGGATTATTGCAGCGATTACGACGAACTGGGACCTCTTGGGGACTTATTAGTTTCTTCAACCTTTAATCCATCCGTTCTTATTGTGCAGCAGGGTACCCTTGTGGATAAACACCGGTGTGACTGA